The sequence GTTTTGGCATCAATAATATGATGATATTTGACTCCGTCTACTATAAAATACCTTTCATAATCTCCCGAAGTAACCACAGAGCTGTCTTCTACCTGAACTATCCCTGCATAACTTCCTGTTTCCCCAAAGGGATTTTGTAATCCTATCTTCCATTTAGTATTTTTCCCCTTATTTCCCACAGCATATATGTTTCCTCCCAAATCTATTATAGCCTTTTTTACACCATTGTCCTCAAGTATTTTTTTAACTTCGTCTGCCGCATAACCTTTAACTATACCTCCCAGATCCAATTTCATTCCTTTATCTTTTAAAAATACCTGATTATTATCAAGAAGCTCAAGTTTTTTATAATCTACCTTCTCCCTGGCAATTTCAATATCCTTTTTATCAGGTATACTGCTTCTTTCTATCTTTCCTTCTCCGTTTATGTTCCACAAATCAACCAAGGGCCCTATTGTTGGTTCATAAGCACCATTTGATAGTTCGGCATAATATTTCGCTTTTTTCAACACATAGTATACATCATTATGTACTTTTACAGGTACTATTCCCGCATTATTGTTTACCTTAGTTATATCGCTCGTCTTTATTGTATTGCTCATCCTGTTTTCAATTTCGGCTATCCTTTTAAATGCATTATCTAATGTTTTTTCATCTTTCTTATCATATATCTTAATGGTCATAACAGTATCCATCATAAATTCCGTTTTTTCTATACTCTTGTTCTCTTCCTTATGGCAGCCCGTAAATATCAAAGAAAAAGAAAGTATAATTATAGATAATTCTAATAAATATTTTTTATTCATATTGATTCCCTTTCTCACTATTTATTGAAAAAAGGCCCTAACTTATAGTCAGGACCTCATAATATTATTTGGCCTGTTTCAAAGCTTCTTTTGCTAATTCAATCATTGTATCTCTTGTACTTGTAGCACCTGATACTGCATCAAGTTTTAAATTTTCTACCCCATCATTATAAATTATCTGTTTTTGAAATTCCGTAATAGTATCAAATGCAGGAAGATGCTCATAATTTTCCGTAGATTTTATATCTCCTTTCTTAATTTTAACAGTCTCGGTTTTCTGCTTATTATCATCCCCGACTACAGGTTTCCCGTCCTTATCTAATACAGCCTTCGTTCCATCCATATCTTCTACGGCAACATCATGAAAATCAACCCCGGTAACAGTCCCATTTTTGACTACAATCTTGATCTGTGAAAGCCATCCGTGATTTGGTTCAGAAGCCTTTGCCTCATAAACTCCGTCTTTATAAACAGGACTATATGTTTCTCCCTTTTCAGCTTTTTCCAACAATTTTCCTACCGTATCTTTAAAACTACTTTTTGTACTTGTAGCACCTGATACTGCATCATAATCAATATTATCTAAATTTTTCTTATCTGTAAACTGCTGATTTAAATTTTTAATTACCTCCAAACCTTCCTTGTATTCATAATTATTTTCATTTTTAGCCTCTCCTGTCTGAGAAAAATATTCATTATAATCAAAGTCGGTTATTTTCCCATTTTCAACTTTCATGGTAGACAAGGAA is a genomic window of Acidilutibacter cellobiosedens containing:
- a CDS encoding FAD:protein FMN transferase — its product is MNKKYLLELSIIILSFSLIFTGCHKEENKSIEKTEFMMDTVMTIKIYDKKDEKTLDNAFKRIAEIENRMSNTIKTSDITKVNNNAGIVPVKVHNDVYYVLKKAKYYAELSNGAYEPTIGPLVDLWNINGEGKIERSSIPDKKDIEIAREKVDYKKLELLDNNQVFLKDKGMKLDLGGIVKGYAADEVKKILEDNGVKKAIIDLGGNIYAVGNKGKNTKWKIGLQNPFGETGSYAGIVQVEDSSVVTSGDYERYFIVDGVKYHHIIDAKTGYPVNNELTSVSIISNKSIDCDALSTTIFVLGTEKGKKFLNNFKEVECIFIKKDKEIILPKKLSKLFSVENKDFKLIKEEY